Proteins encoded within one genomic window of Glycine soja cultivar W05 chromosome 1, ASM419377v2, whole genome shotgun sequence:
- the LOC114416093 gene encoding omega-3 fatty acid desaturase, chloroplastic-like — MATWVLSECGLRSLPPVFPRPTRPISCQKPSKFRFLSINKGVADLNLQPRGFTCYNFRERKWESGVSAPLKVATTEGEEEEGINGANGVVEEVPEFDPSAPPPFKLADIRASIPKHCWVKDPWKSMSYVVRDVIVVFGLAVAAAYLNNWVVWPLYWAAQGTMFWALFVLGHDCGHGSFSNNPKLNSVAGHLLHSSILVPYHGWRISHRTHHQNHGHVENDESWHPLPEKIFKSLDNVTRILRFTLPFPLLAYPIYLWSRSPGKTGSHFNPDSDLFVPSERKDVITSTVCWTAMAALLVGLGFVMGPVQLLKLYGIPYVIFVMWLDLVTYLHHHGHEDKLPWYRGEEWSYLRGGLTTIDRDYGWINNIHHDIGTHVIHHLFPQIPHYHLIEATEAAKPVLGLYYREPKKSSPLPIYLIGELLRSMKKDHFVSNTGDIVYYQTDPTLSSSSTSQ; from the exons ATGGCAACATGGGTTTTATCAGAATGTGGCTTAAGGTCTCTTCCACCAGTGTTTCCCAGGCCAACAAGACCCATTTCGTGCCAAAAGCCTTCAAAGTTTAGATTTTTAAGCATAAACAAGGGGGTGGCAGATCTGAATCTCCAACCAAGAGGGTTCACATGTTATAACTTTAGGGAGAGAAAGTGGGAATCGGGAGTGAGTGCTCCACTGAAGGTTGCCACCACTGAGGGAGAGGAAGAAGAGGGAATCAATGGGGCTAATGGGGTTGTTGAGGAAGTACCAGAATTTGACCCTAGTGCACCACCACCCTTCAAATTGGCAGATATTAGAGCTTCCATTCCTAAACACTGTTGGGTGAAGGACCCTTGGAAGTCCATGAGTTATGTTGTTAGAGATGTCATTGTGGTTTTTGGGTTGGCTGTTGCTGCAGCTTATCTCAACAATTGGGTTGTTTGGCCTCTCTATTGGGCTGCTCAGGGAACCATGTTCTGGGCCCTCTTTGTTCTTGGACATGATTG TGGTCATGGAAGCTTTTCAAACAATCCTAAGCTGAACAGTGTTGCTGGCCACTTGCTGCATTCTTCAATTCTAGTACCATATCATGGATG GAGAATTAGTCATAGAACACATCATCAAAACCATGGCCATGTTGAAAACGATGAATCTTGGCACCCG TTGCCGGAGAAAATTTTCAAGAGCTTGGATAATGTAACACGTATTTTAAGATTTACATTACCTTTTCCATTGCTTGCATATCCTATCTACCTG TGGAGCAGGAGTCCCGGGAAGACTGGTTCTCACTTTAATCCTGACAGTGACTTGTTTGTTCCCAGTGAGAGAAAAGATGTTATTACCTCAACAGTTTGTTGGACAGCTATGGCTGCTTTGCTTGTTGGTTTGGGATTTGTGATGGGTCCTGTTCAATTGCTTAAGCTTTATGGCATTCCCTATGTG ATTTTTGTTATGTGGTTGGATTTGGTGACTTATTTGCATCACCATGGCCATGAAGACAAGTTACCTTGGTATCGTGGAGAG GAATGGAGCTACCTTAGGGGTGGCCTTACAACTATTGATCGTGACTATGGATGGATCAACAACATTCACCATGACATTGGAACCCATGTCATTCATCACCTCTTTCCTCAAATACCACACTATCACTTAATAGAAGCA ACTGAGGCAGCTAAGCCGGTTCTTGGCCTATACTACCGGGAGCCAAAGAAGTCTAGTCCTCTTCCAATTTACCTTATTGGAGAATTGTTAAGAAGCATGAAGAAAGACCATTTTGTCAGTAACACTGGTGATATTGTGTACTATCAAACAGACCCTACACTTAGTAGCTCTTCCACATCACAGTAA
- the LOC114416088 gene encoding selT-like protein, which translates to MDRNQILLVGLPIFLFFSDILNLFSPQPPPKPTHHHHLPIHPKPHPQPHLQQPLEFPAQKQSGFGPIGAGNTVSIDFCTSCSYKFSPN; encoded by the exons ATGGATCGAAACCAAATCCTTCTCGTTGGGTTAccaatcttcctcttcttctcggACATTCTCAACCTCTTCTCTCCTCAACCCCCTCCCAAACCAACCCATCATCATCACCTTCCCATCCACCCCAAACCGCACCCTCAACCGCACCTTCAACAACCCCTCGAGTTCCCTGCGCAG AAACAGAGTGGTTTTGGCCCAATTGGAGCTGGCAACACCGTGAGCATTGATTTCTGCACTTCCTGCTCTTACAA Gttttctccaaattga